A segment of the Nostoc sp. TCL26-01 genome:
ACGGGAAGAAGGACGGGAAGAAGGACGGGAAGAGGGACGGGAAGAAGGACGGGAAGAGGGACGAGAGGAAGCTACAATAAATTTAATTATTAGACTTTTGACGAAGCGATTTGGAGAACTATCTGAGGAAATGCGTTCTTCTGTTTCTAGTTTACCCTTACCTATTCTTGAAGATTTATCTGAAGCATTGTTAGATTTTACCAGCTTGGCTGATTTACAGGCTTGGTTAGCAGCAGTTCGTAGTTACTAAAAAACTTTTTTCTCAGCTTCAGCACTCTTATTTTTCAATATAGGTTAATTAAAAACAATGGATAGTATTGATAAGCTATTAGCTGAAATTCACTCTGAATATAGTGGCGAACAACTAAAGCAGTTGCAGCAAAAGCCTAACTTAGTCAAGCCAACTACATCCAACAAATCAGCAGCAGTCATAGATAACTTATTAGCAGAAGTTCAGGCTGACTTTGCAGCAAAAGATGCAGCCCAGGAGTTAGAAAAGCAGCAAGAATTAGAAAAACAAAGAATTCAACAAGAGCAAATTAAGGCTCAACAAAAAGAAGCTTTGCAAAATCGAGCAAAAGATTGGTTAAAAAAATTAGACCCATTTTCTCCAGAAGGACTTTGGTTTGAAAGATTTTCTGAGAATTATCGTTCTAAATTAGAGGCAGCGATGGAATATCTACAAAAGTGAACTAACGATTGTTTTACTGAGAATTTTCTGAAGAAAAATGTTTTACAGCCCATTCGTGCATGGCATAAAGAATTGGTTGTAAACTTGTTCCTAGTGGTGTTAATGAATATTCTACCTTGGGGGGGATTTGTGCATAAACCTCTCGATGTATAATGCCGTCTTCTTCCATTTCTCGAAGTTGCTGGGTGAGCATCTTTTGTGTAATTCCTGGTAAAGCTCGTTGCAACTCACCAAATCGTTTTATTCCTGACATTAATTCTCTGATTATTAAAACCTTCCAGCGTCCGCCGATTATTTTTAAAGTAGTTTCCACCTCACAAGACAGCCTGCGATCATTTTCTGCTTCAGCTTTCATAGTTACTTTTTAGTAAGTATCTAACTTTCGAGTGCCTACTTTTATATTAACTGTACATAGTTTAAAGTCGATTGGACAAGTATTTTGATACTTAGTCCTACTTTCTTTGTATGCCTATCTTTGAGGAATTTAACTATGGCGAATATTCTCCACATTGATACTAGTCCTCGTGGCGATCGCTCTATTTCTCGTACACTCTCTTATGAGTTTATTACATCCTGGAAAGATACTCATACTGATGATACCGTTACTTACAGAGATTTAGGCCACAATCCTGTTCCCCATGTGGACGAACCGTGGATTGCTGCTGCTTTTACACCGCCAGATCAACGTACACCGGAACTCAATGAGGTCATTGAGTTGTCTGATAGCCTGATTGACGAATTTTTAGCTGCTGATCGCTACGTTTTTGGTGTGCCGATGTATAACTTGAATATACCCTCTACTTTTAAAGCCTACATTGACCAAATTGTGCGAGTGGGACGCACCTTTACAATGGATGCCAACGGCTACAAA
Coding sequences within it:
- a CDS encoding salt stress protein, Slr1339 family, with amino-acid sequence MDSIDKLLAEIHSEYSGEQLKQLQQKPNLVKPTTSNKSAAVIDNLLAEVQADFAAKDAAQELEKQQELEKQRIQQEQIKAQQKEALQNRAKDWLKKLDPFSPEGLWFERFSENYRSKLEAAMEYLQK
- a CDS encoding helix-turn-helix domain-containing protein: MKAEAENDRRLSCEVETTLKIIGGRWKVLIIRELMSGIKRFGELQRALPGITQKMLTQQLREMEEDGIIHREVYAQIPPKVEYSLTPLGTSLQPILYAMHEWAVKHFSSENSQ
- a CDS encoding FMN-dependent NADH-azoreductase, which codes for MANILHIDTSPRGDRSISRTLSYEFITSWKDTHTDDTVTYRDLGHNPVPHVDEPWIAAAFTPPDQRTPELNEVIELSDSLIDEFLAADRYVFGVPMYNLNIPSTFKAYIDQIVRVGRTFTMDANGYKGLVDSSKKVLIITSRGGTYPPGTPYAAYDFQENYLRAILGFIGLTEITFIHADSLNLGDDARQKSLALAKDAIAQAVTNW